The proteins below come from a single Notamacropus eugenii isolate mMacEug1 chromosome 7, mMacEug1.pri_v2, whole genome shotgun sequence genomic window:
- the ZC2HC1C gene encoding zinc finger C2HC domain-containing protein 1C isoform X1 yields MARLQLAPCPHVDIMLPFNKMETSELHSSRPARFEQSSSTHQSRLEHLKNNFQQKLLRDKEEKLENIFTHNQQNTFTKAHSYPSSHSVESSQQDSRNNQQGPGSGDFYSVGVHMRHTKTDNQENTMPFTKKRAGVDRAYPLKPVFHRKSLSATHIKTDCHNLFQKPSESEEVTPSHFSSRNRGGSSSVKMLLAPLPVVQPKKFLLNPGRTELMQIQKLEAASESLEEEIRRKETLLREKLKKTEEELRRIQKEKELVEEEEKKELQRKTFPRRRGTGSSSSISKLIFSPEFRPEEVFNSHSRGDETWEKCQENSSPSSVCSQFFNHGVQRLKKERLGASNNKIRDKISVSSPESFSQHQEDPGISLPKSPNYSSSQVSVTLGSSSSIEEPELGECSYCGRKFLLLRLEKHTNVCSKIQGSKRKVFDSYKARAKGTELEQYLAWKGPTLAKPEPPKKSNWRQKHESFIRTLRQAREIQQVIARGGNPSDLPPMPPVENPDYIQCPHCSRHFAPEVADRHIPKCKTIKNRPPPPRKRCC; encoded by the exons ATGGCTCGCCTCCAGTTGGCTCCTTGTCCACATGTGGACATCATGCTTCCTTTTAACAAAATGGAAACTTCGGAACTCCATTCAAGTAGGCCAGCCCGTTTTGAACAGAGCAGCTCTACCCATCAGTCTCGGCTGGAGCACCTGAAAAACAACTTCCAGCAAAAACTTCtaagagacaaagaagagaagcTGGAGAATATATTTACTCATAACCAGCAGAACACCTTTACTAAAGCCCATAGTTATCCCTCTTCTCATTCTGTAGAAAGCAGCCAACAGGATTCAAGAAACAATCAGCAGGGTCCAGGAAGTGGGGATTTTTATTCAGTTGGAGTCCATATGAGACATACCAAAACAGATAACCAGGAAAACACAATGCCCTTCACAAAAAAGAGAGCTGGTGTGGATCGTGCCTATCCCCTCAAACCAGTGTTTCACCGAAAATCATTGAGTGCTACTCACATTAAGACTGACTGCCACAACCTCTTCCAGAAACCCTCTGAATCAGAAGAGGTCACACCCAGTCACTTCAGTTCACGGAACAGGGGGGGTTCATCTTCAGTTAAGATGCTACTTGCTCCCCTACCAGTGGTTCAGCCCAAAAAATTCTTGTTAAATCCAGGCAGAACTGAGCTAATGCAGATTCAAAAACTAGAGGCAGCAAGTGAGAGCTTAGAGGAAGAAATTCGAAGAAAAGAGACTCTCCTAAGGGAAAAGTTGAAGAAGACTGAGGAAGAACTTAGaaggatccaaaaagaaaaggagctggtagaagaagaagaaaaaaaggagttaCAGAGAAAGACATTTCCAAGGAGAAGAGGCacaggtagcagcagcagcatttcCAAACTCATCTTCTCGCCAGAATTCAGGCCTGAAGAGGTCTTCAATAGTCATAGCAGAGGTGATGAAACATGGGAAAAGTGCCAAGAGAATTCTAGTCCATCTTCAGTATGTTCCCAATTCTTCAACCATGGAGTACAAAGACTCAAAAAGGAAAGACTAGGGGCAAGTAATAATAAAATCCGAGATAAAATTTCAGTATCATCCCCTGAGTCATTTTCACAGCACCAAGAAGATCCTGGAATTTCTTTGCCCAAATCCCCCAATTATAGTTCATCTCAGGTATCAGTCACCTTAGGTTCCAGCTCTTCAATTGAAGAACCAGAGCTTGGTGAGTGCAGCTACTGTGGACGAAAGTTTCTCTTGCTAAGGCTAGAGAAACATACAAATGTCTGTAGCAAGATCCAGGGTTCCAAGAGGAAAGTGTTTGACTCATACAAGGCCCGGGCTAAGGGCACTGAACTGGAACAGTACCTGGCCTGGAAAGGCCCAACTTTAGCCAAG CCAGAGCCACCAAAGAAGAGTAATTGGCGACAAAAACATGAATCTTTCATCCGAACTCTCCGTCAGGCCCGTGAAATACAGCAGGTGATCGCCCGGGGTGGAAATCCCTCAGACCTGCCTCCCATGCCACCTGTAGAAAACCCTGACTACATCCAGTGTCCCCACTGTAGTCGTCACTTTGCCCCTGAGGTGGCTGATAGGCACATTCCAAAATGTAAGACCATCAAGAACCGCCCTCCTCCCCCACGGAAGCGCTGCTGTTGA
- the ZC2HC1C gene encoding zinc finger C2HC domain-containing protein 1C isoform X2 — protein sequence MARLQLAPCPHVDIMLPFNKMETSELHSSRPARFEQSSSTHQSRLEHLKNNFQQKLLRDKEEKLENIFTHNQQNTFTKAHSYPSSHSVESSQQDSRNNQQGPGSGDFYSVGVHMRHTKTDNQENTMPFTKKRAGVDRAYPLKPVFHRKSLSATHIKTDCHNLFQKPSESEEVTPSHFSSRNRGGSSSVKMLLAPLPVVQPKKFLLNPGRTELMQIQKLEAASESLEEEIRRKETLLREKLKKTEEELRRIQKEKELVEEEEKKELQRKTFPRRRGTGSSSSISKLIFSPEFRPEEVFNSHSRGDETWEKCQENSSPSSVCSQFFNHGVQRLKKERLGASNNKIRDKISVSSPESFSQHQEDPGISLPKSPNYSSSQVSVTLGSSSSIEEPELGECSYCGRKFLLLRLEKHTNVCSKIQGSKRKVFDSYKARAKGTELEQYLAWKGPTLAKHLRSLSKNEK from the exons ATGGCTCGCCTCCAGTTGGCTCCTTGTCCACATGTGGACATCATGCTTCCTTTTAACAAAATGGAAACTTCGGAACTCCATTCAAGTAGGCCAGCCCGTTTTGAACAGAGCAGCTCTACCCATCAGTCTCGGCTGGAGCACCTGAAAAACAACTTCCAGCAAAAACTTCtaagagacaaagaagagaagcTGGAGAATATATTTACTCATAACCAGCAGAACACCTTTACTAAAGCCCATAGTTATCCCTCTTCTCATTCTGTAGAAAGCAGCCAACAGGATTCAAGAAACAATCAGCAGGGTCCAGGAAGTGGGGATTTTTATTCAGTTGGAGTCCATATGAGACATACCAAAACAGATAACCAGGAAAACACAATGCCCTTCACAAAAAAGAGAGCTGGTGTGGATCGTGCCTATCCCCTCAAACCAGTGTTTCACCGAAAATCATTGAGTGCTACTCACATTAAGACTGACTGCCACAACCTCTTCCAGAAACCCTCTGAATCAGAAGAGGTCACACCCAGTCACTTCAGTTCACGGAACAGGGGGGGTTCATCTTCAGTTAAGATGCTACTTGCTCCCCTACCAGTGGTTCAGCCCAAAAAATTCTTGTTAAATCCAGGCAGAACTGAGCTAATGCAGATTCAAAAACTAGAGGCAGCAAGTGAGAGCTTAGAGGAAGAAATTCGAAGAAAAGAGACTCTCCTAAGGGAAAAGTTGAAGAAGACTGAGGAAGAACTTAGaaggatccaaaaagaaaaggagctggtagaagaagaagaaaaaaaggagttaCAGAGAAAGACATTTCCAAGGAGAAGAGGCacaggtagcagcagcagcatttcCAAACTCATCTTCTCGCCAGAATTCAGGCCTGAAGAGGTCTTCAATAGTCATAGCAGAGGTGATGAAACATGGGAAAAGTGCCAAGAGAATTCTAGTCCATCTTCAGTATGTTCCCAATTCTTCAACCATGGAGTACAAAGACTCAAAAAGGAAAGACTAGGGGCAAGTAATAATAAAATCCGAGATAAAATTTCAGTATCATCCCCTGAGTCATTTTCACAGCACCAAGAAGATCCTGGAATTTCTTTGCCCAAATCCCCCAATTATAGTTCATCTCAGGTATCAGTCACCTTAGGTTCCAGCTCTTCAATTGAAGAACCAGAGCTTGGTGAGTGCAGCTACTGTGGACGAAAGTTTCTCTTGCTAAGGCTAGAGAAACATACAAATGTCTGTAGCAAGATCCAGGGTTCCAAGAGGAAAGTGTTTGACTCATACAAGGCCCGGGCTAAGGGCACTGAACTGGAACAGTACCTGGCCTGGAAAGGCCCAACTTTAGCCAAG CACCTCAGATCCCTATCCAAAAATGAGAAGTAA
- the ACYP1 gene encoding acylphosphatase-1: MAEGHTLLSVDYEVFGKVQGVFFRKYTQAEGKKLGLVGWVQNTDQGTVQGQIQGPTVQVRIMQEWLKTKGSPKSRIDKARFHNEKVIPKLEHKDFQIVK; encoded by the exons ATGGCTGAAGGACACACCCTGTTGTCAGTGGATTATGAAGTCTTTGGGAAAGTCCAAGGTGTATTTTTCCGAAAGTACACACAA gctGAGGGTAAAAAGCTGGGACTGGTAGGCTGGGTCCAGAACACTGATCAGGGCACGGTGCAAGGACAGATACAGGGTCCCACTGTCCAGGTTCGAATCATGCAGGAATGGCTTAAGACAAAAGGAAGCCCTAAATCCCGCATTGACAAGGCAAGATTCCACAATGAGAAAGTCATCCCGAAGCTGGAACACAAAGATTTCCAAATTGTGAAATAA